From a single bacterium genomic region:
- a CDS encoding DUF401 family protein, producing the protein MEHLPLLAKLGIIFGVIILVMIFRLPTFVPILLGAIVTGILFTMPAFDIARTFLDSVIDFYTIDTILIVCFIEILGKMMKERGILSRFAGGADYLLRGSRVSVVTIPMFVGLLPMPGGAYFTAPMTEEQIKPYGIKPGLAVYINYWFRHVWEYFWPLYPGLIVGFAIIKNLTVGSVIVHQSFVTLLAIAAGAVILFAFVKRRDVRPERLPGKGSSSTKDVLYGAFPLMIIVVLIAITQALGSIIKIPVSAVMLVVLVSSWIFYKVPLKGSGKLILSALDWRVISLMASVMFFKYMLDRSSALAGLGPMLSGAPSSLIVAMIMFLPFVVGLLVGLNQAYVATTFPLLAPFIGHDPGLVMLAYAFGFFGVMLSPSHLCLALSREYFRASWGSVYKWLVPSVIAVAIVTFAVWLLLFQHPNR; encoded by the coding sequence ACCTCTCCTCGCAAAACTCGGAATCATCTTCGGCGTCATCATCCTGGTCATGATTTTCAGGCTGCCGACGTTCGTTCCCATCCTGCTCGGCGCAATAGTAACCGGCATACTCTTCACCATGCCTGCGTTCGATATCGCGAGGACCTTTCTCGATAGCGTCATCGATTTCTACACCATTGACACCATCCTCATCGTATGCTTCATCGAGATCCTCGGCAAGATGATGAAGGAGCGCGGAATCCTCTCCCGCTTCGCCGGAGGCGCCGACTACCTGCTGCGCGGCTCTCGCGTGAGCGTGGTCACGATTCCGATGTTCGTCGGTCTCCTGCCAATGCCGGGCGGCGCATACTTCACGGCCCCAATGACCGAGGAGCAGATAAAGCCCTACGGAATAAAGCCAGGGCTTGCGGTCTACATCAACTACTGGTTCAGGCACGTGTGGGAGTACTTCTGGCCGCTGTACCCAGGCCTTATCGTGGGCTTCGCCATCATCAAGAACTTGACAGTCGGCTCCGTTATCGTCCACCAGTCGTTCGTCACCCTGCTCGCTATAGCCGCAGGCGCCGTTATCCTCTTCGCATTCGTCAAGCGCAGAGATGTTCGTCCCGAACGCCTGCCGGGCAAGGGCAGCTCCTCCACAAAAGACGTGCTCTACGGCGCGTTTCCTCTCATGATCATCGTCGTCCTCATCGCTATCACGCAGGCGCTGGGTTCGATAATCAAGATTCCCGTTTCCGCGGTCATGCTCGTCGTTCTGGTCTCTTCGTGGATATTCTACAAGGTGCCTCTCAAAGGCTCAGGAAAGCTCATCCTTTCCGCGCTCGACTGGCGCGTTATATCGCTAATGGCTTCGGTCATGTTCTTCAAGTACATGCTCGACCGCTCGTCCGCCCTCGCCGGTCTGGGTCCTATGCTTTCCGGCGCCCCCTCCTCCCTCATCGTCGCCATGATAATGTTCCTGCCCTTCGTCGTCGGGCTCCTCGTGGGGCTTAACCAGGCTTACGTTGCAACCACGTTCCCCCTGCTCGCGCCCTTCATCGGTCATGACCCCGGACTCGTCATGCTCGCCTATGCGTTTGGCTTCTTCGGCGTCATGCTTTCGCCCTCGCATCTCTGCCTTGCCTTATCCCGCGAGTACTTTCGGGCAAGCTGGGGTTCGGTCTACAAGTGGCTGGTTCCATCCGTTATCGCTGTCGCAATCGTGACGTTCGCGGTCTGGCTTCTGCTGTTCCAGCACCCCAATCGATAA